The Saliniramus fredricksonii genome segment ATCACCATGGCGCGGATGAACCGGCTCTACGGCGTGACCATGGCCGAGCGCGGCGTCTCGCAACTGGTCAGCGTCGATCTGGAGCAGGCGGAACAGCTGCGGGAGGCCGGTTGAAACGCTGCAGGTGCGAAACAAACCGGACGAAGTTTTCACGCTGGGCCGATTTATTTATATGAATCAAATAGTTAATAGTTTCATCGTGATCCTTGACACGGTATCGAGCCCCCAATATGGTGCGCGCGGCTGACGGGGGCCGGTTTTTCTTGTCCTTCCCTCCCTTGACGGTGTCATGATGGTTGATCCGCAACGGCACGGGAATGACAAAGACGAGCCGAAACCCGGCGACGAAGCCGAATTGTCCACGAGGCTCGCGCGTCTCGACTCCCGGTTGGGCGAAATCTCGTCCGGGCAGGAGAAAGCCGCAAAAGCCGCACGGCGCAAGGCCTCCGATGCCAGCGGGCTCGGCCAGGCATTTCGCCTTTCGGCCGAGTTCATTGCCGGCGTGATTGCCGGCGGATTTCTCGGCTGGATGCTGGACAGTTTCGTGGGTTCGTCGCCCTGGGGGTTCATCATCGGCCTGCTTTTGGGTTTCGGATCGGGCATGCTGAACATGCTGCGCGCATCCGGGGAGTTGAATCGCAAGGCGACCTCGGATAAGTCCCCCGTGTCTGCACGGCGGCCCGAGGACGACGCGCGTGACTGAAGGCGTCGCCGCAGGGCTGCGCAGCGACGGAAAAACTGGTTTTGGCGGCTGGCTCACGCATCCTGATGCGGCGTCCGGCGAGCAACGAGGATCCGAAGACGATGGCGAGCCCGGTCAAGCAGTTCGAGATCTCCGAGATCATCCGCTTCGGCATGATCGGTGATTCGCCTGTCGCCCTGACCAATTCCGGTCTCCACATGATCCTCATCGTCGCTTTCATCACGGGCGGCCTGATGCTGGCGACGCGGGGCACGCTGCTGGTGCCCAATCGCTGGCAGAGCCTTGCCGAGACGATCTACGAATTCGTGGCGAACATGCTGCGCGAGGTGACCGGCAAGGAGGGCATGCGTTTCTTCCCGCTGGTCTTCTCGCTGTTTCTTTTCGTACTCGTGGCCAATCTCGTGGGGATGATACCGGGTGCCTTTACGGTAACCAGCCATATCATCATCACTTTCGCACTCGCGATCCTGGTGATCGGTACCGTTATCGTCTACGGACTCGTCAAGCACGGTTTCCACTTTCTCGGCCTCTTCGTGCCCTCCGGTGTGCCGTCGTGGCTGCTTCCGTTTATCGTGCTGATCGAGCTGATATCGTTCTTTTCCCGTCCGATCTCCTTGAGCTTGCGCTTGTTCGCCAACATGCTGGCGGGCCATATCGCGCTCAAGGTGTTCGCCGGCTTCATCGTGTCGCTGTTGTCGGTCGGTGGCATCGGGTACGTCCTGTTTCCGCTGCCCTTCCTGATGACATTCGCCCTGATCGCCTTCGAGATCTTCATTGCAGGCCTTCAAGCCTACGTCTTCACGGTGCTTACCTGCATCTACCTCAACGACGCGCTGCATCCCGGACACTGAGGATCGGCGCATTCGTCCACACCCTTCAGTTCGCCTGTCAATCCCAAGGAGTTCAACATGGATCCGATTCAACTCACTGAGGCCTTCAAGTATCTCGGCGCGGGTATCGCCTGCATCGGCATGGGTATCGCTGCGCTCGGCGTGGGTAATATCTTCGGCAACTTCCTCTCCGGTGCGCTGCGCAATCCGACCGCTTCCGATGGCCAGTTCGCCCGCGCCTTCATCGGTGCCGCCCTTGCGGAAGGCCTCGGGATCTTCTGTCTCGTCGTCGCGCTGGTTCTGCTCTTCGTCGTCTGACGCTCTTCCGGAATCGGGAGAGTGCGGCGGGGCGGCATCCGGCTGCCCCGTTGCGTGAGCCAGCCAATCGCATGCGCGCCGGGCTGGGGACAGTCCGGCACGCGCATTGAAGAGGCGTCAGTAAGATGGCGATAGAAACCAGCATTGTGGTAGCGCAGGCCGCTGCAGATCAGGGCGCGTTCCCGCCTTTCGAGACGGATACCTTCCTGTCGCAGCTGATCTGGCTCGTGATCACCTTCACCGTGCTCTACACGCTGATGGTCCGTATCATCGCGCCACGCCTGCACGGCATCATCGAGAACCGTCAGGTGACCATCGCCCGCGATCTCGACACTGCCGCCCTCGCCAAGCAGAAGGCGGAAGAGGCAGGCGAAGCTTATGAAAAAGCGCTTGCCGAGGCCAAGGCCAAGGCGCAGGCGCTCGCGCAGAAGACGCGCGACAAGCTCGCCGCCGAAAGCGAAGAAAAGCGCACGCAGCTCGAGGCGGATCTCGCCGAACGGCTCGCCAATGCGGAAAAGACCATCGCCAGCCGCAAGGCCGAGGCCATGGGCAATGTCCGCGAAATCGCTGAGGAAGCCGCGACCGCCATGGTCGAGCGCCTTTCCGGCAACGCGCCGCCGCAGGGCGCCGTCTCGGCTGCACTCGACGCCGCGATGAAGCGCTGAACAAGGAGCCGTCATCATGAGTGCACTGCTCGCCAACACCTATTTCTGGCAGACTCTCGGCACTCTGCTGCTGATCTGGCTGCTCTTCCGCTTCAATGTCTTCCAGAAAGTCGGCGGCGGGCTCGACAAGCGCGCCGAGCGGATTTCCGCAGAGCTTGAGGAGGCCCGCCGACTGCGCGCCGAAGCCGAAGCCCTGCTTCTGGAATACGAGCGCAAGCGCGAACGCGCCGAGAGCGAGGCGACCGAGATCGTCAATGCCGCGCGCGAGGAGGCGGAACGCATCTCCAGAGAGGCCGAGGCGCGTCTCACCGATTTCATCGCGCGGCGCACCGCATCGGCCGAATCCAAGATCGCCCAGGCGGAGGAACAGGCCATGATCGAGGTCCGCGATGCTGCCATCGCCTCGGCGGTCAAGGCTTCCGAGACCGTTCTGCGTGGCTCCGTTCAGGGGCCGCTCGGGGATGAACTGATCAAGCAGGGCTTGCAGGACACACGGCGTACTCTGAGCTGAACTGCCGGGCGCGCCCGGCTGTGCTTCCCGATATCATCCGATCATGAAAAGGCCGCACCGGTTTCCGGCGCGGCCTTTTTTCGAGACAGATGATGGCGCGTTTCAAAGAGCACGCCAAGTCCGAACCAGAGCCAGCGCATTCGACGCCACCTCCTCGGCGCTCATGCCGGGCTTGTAGAGATTGGTGCCGAAGCCGAACCCGTCGGCGCCCTTCGCGTGAAAGGCTGCCATGCTCTGCGCATTGATGCCGCCGACGGGGATGAGCCTGGTGCCAGCGGGCAGGACCGCGCGGATATCCCCAAGATAATCCGGCCCCATCCGCGAGGCGGGGAAGATCTTGAGCGCGCGCGCCCCGTTCGCCACGGCGCTGAGCGCCTCGCTGGGGGTCAGGCAGCCGATCAACGGGATGAGCCCCGCCGCAGCACCGGCGCGAATCACGTCTGGATCGGTATTGGGCGTCACCATCAGCTGTGCGCCGATCTGCGCAAGCCGGCGCACCTGCGTGACGTCGAGCACCGTGCCCGCGCCGGTGAGCACTTCCGGCGGGCAATGCGCGGCGAGCGCTGCGATGCTGTCGAAGGCGCGCGGCGAATTCAGCGGCACCTCGATGAGGCGGAAACCCGCCGCCATCAGCCCGTCGGCAACCGGAATGATCTCCTCCGGCGTGATCCCCCGCAATACCGCGACGAGGGGGATATCGCGCATGGCGAGGTCGAACTTGTCCATCTGAGGGCTCCCGGGGCTGCTATATCGGCACGAACGCATGACCACGTCGTGAAACCGGCGCCAGTCTAACCCGCCGGAAGGCATCTTGCAGCGGGCAAGCACGCAGACGGGCATGCCGGCCCCTGCGCCATTCGCGCCGCCCGGCCCGTTCAGCGGCGGGTGCCGGCCACGGCTGTGGGCGAGGCCGCGACACCCCCCAGCGATACCCAGCGCGCATCGTCGCGCCCCTCGCGCTTGATATAGACGTAAGGCGTCTCGTCCCAGGGCAGGACCGCGTCGGTGACGTTGTCGAGGATGAAGACGCCGCGATCAGTCCTGACCTCGAGCACGGCATGGCCTTCATTGCGCGTATCGAGCACCACATTCATGCGCATGGCCCGGCGCGGCAGGCCGGCATCGGCGAGGCGCCTGCGCTTGAGCAACTGGTAATCCTCACAATCACCATAGCCCGCCTCGGGAAAATCCCAGCTATCGGCGGTGCCCCATTGCTCCATGTCGGTCATCGGGGCGATGGCGGCATTGACCTCGCGGTTGACGCGGGTGATCAGCGCCCAGATCTGCGGCGTCAGGGTGACATGGCCCGCCTCGCGCGGATCGACCGCGCATTCGAGCGGATGCCGCTGGCAGAAGACGCGCCAGGCCGGGATCGGACGGGCGTCGCCGACGGCTTCGAGCGGTGTGACGCGCTCGGGCACGGTGGCATATTGCTGGGCCTGTGCGGGGGCGGCGTCGAGCATTGTCATCATGGCGAGCATGATCGCCCCCGCGATCATGCCGAAGCGCAAGCTCCGTTCCCTGCCGCCGGAGGTCCGCGCCGGCACCACCTCTGCCGCGACATCCCGTGCCTGATGATCCCGCATGCCCCCGGCTCCCCAATCTGCCAGACATTTTAATAAAATGTTAACCAAAGCTGACAGGCGCCGGGGACGCGTTCAAGCCCTAAGGGGAAACACGGTTAACGCCGGGCTGTGGCGTTGCGGCGCTACAACGTTCGTGAAGCGGAACAGGCGGTCAAAAGGAACGGGGCCAGCTGTCTGGCAGCTGGCCCCGTATGCGAGCCCGGTCTGGGGACGGGAGGTGGGGACGTGACCGGGGGTCGCAATCTCGTGCGTCGGCTGCCCTCCTCAGCGCGCCGCCGTGGCGGTCGGGGCCGAAGTATGGCCGAGCGACGTCCAGGCGGTGGCGTGCTGGCTTTCGCGGGACACGTAGACATAAGGTGTCTCGTGCCAGGACACGACCTCGTCGGTGACGTTGTCGAGGATGAAATCGCCGCGATCGGTGCGGACCATCAGGACGGCGTGGCCTTCGCCCTGCTCGTCGATCACCACGGTCATGCGCATGGCGCGGCGTGACAGCCCGGCATCGGCGAGGCGTTTGCGCTTGAGCAACTGGTAATCCTCGCAATCGCCGTAGCCGGAATCGGGAAAGGTCCAGTGATCGGGGGTGCCGTAGAGCTCCATGTCGGTCCTGGCGATGATCTCTCCATTGACCGCACGGTTGATCTCGTTGATCAGCGCCCAGTTGTCCCGCGTCAAGGTGATGATGGCGGCTTCGGACATGTCGACACGGCATTCCTGCGGATGTTGCCGGCAGAAATCCACCCAGCCGGCGATGGGACTTGCGCTGCCCTGTTCGATGGGCACGCCGGCGTTTCCGGCGCCCGAGGCCTGCATCGTCTCTCGCGCATCGGCGAGAACCGGCAAGGCGAGGAATGTCCCGATAGCCAATGCGAAGATGGCTGCACGTTTCGACATGGTCAAAAGCATGATCGTCTCCCTGTCCACGGGGAGACGATGGCGCATCGGTTTTGTTTGCCGCTGAAGCAGACAGTTCAAATTTTATCGAATCCCGGCATCGCCCAAACCTCTCTGCCGTCAGGGAAAATCAGCCGTCAGTGAAAAGCCTCGATTCTCGGAGATCCCGGTAAGGGCTGCTTAAGGACCTGCAATCCATGACCCGGGAGCATTCCGGGGTTTGACATTTCGCGCCGGATTGGAGAGATGACCGGAATCCTTTGCCTCCTCGCCCGGATGGCGGGGAGCCGGCCGGAGTCCCGCATGACGATGCCCCGCGAAAGCAGTGCTTTCTCCCGTGACGTGATCGATGCCCCTTCCCGCGCACAGCCGCAGCAGGGTCGCGGTCTGGCCGGGCGTCTGATGCTGTTCGTCGAGGGGGGGCATGCGCGCGCCTGCGCGCTCCTGATGCTGATCGCCTGCATCTGTTTCCTGCCCGGAATCACGTTTCTGCAGCCGATGGACCGAGACGAGCCGCGTTATACGCAGGCGACGAAGCAGATGCTGGAGACCGGCGATTTCATCGATATCCGCTTCCAGGACGAGGCGCGCCACAAGAAACCCGTGGGCATCTACTGGATGCAGGCTGCAAGCGTGAGCGTCGCGGAAATGCTCGGCGTGCCGGAGGCGCGCACCAATGTCGCGATCTACCGCGTGCCCTCGATCCTCGGCGCGCTGGGTGCGGTACTCGCCACATACTGGGCCGGGCTCGCTCTCGCCAGAAGGCGTGAGGCCTTTCTCGCCGCCGCCTTCATGGCGGCCAGCCTGATCCTGATGGTCGAAGCGCGGCTCGCCAAGACCGACGCCATGCTGCTGGCCTGTATCGTCGTCGCCATGGGTGCGCTGGCGCGCGCCTATCTGGTCCGGGGCGCGGCCATCCTGCCATGGGCGCATGTGCTGTTGTTCTGGGGGGCGATCGGGCTCGGCGTTCTGATCAAGGGCCCGGTGATCCTTCTCTTCGCCGGTCTCGCCGCCGTGACCCTGAGCATCCGCGAGCGCTCCCTCGACTGGCTGCGCGCCCTGCGCCCCGGTATCGGCATCCTGATCGCCCTCGCCATCGCCGCGCCTTGGTTCATCGCCATTGGCTGGCGGGCCGGTGCCGATTTCTTCGCTGCATCGGCAGGGCAGGACATGCTGGGCAAGCTTGGCACCGCGCAGATCTACCACTGGGCGCCGCCGGGGACCTATCTCGCGCTGTTCTTCGTCACCTTCTGGCCCGCCGCCATTCTGGCTTCGATCGCCGTGCCCTTCGCCTGGGCGAACCGGCGGGTGGATGTCGTGGCCTTCCTGCTTGCCTGGATCGTCCCGGGCTGGATCGTCTTCGAACTGGTGCCGACCAAACTGCCGCATTACGTGATGCCGGTCTATCCGGCGATCGCGATCCTCACCGCCATGGCGATCAGCCACGGTTTCGTCGGCCCGCATCGTCCGCTGGCGCGCCCCGTCGGGATATTTCTCGCCTTTGTGCCGCTGGTGCTCGTCATCGCCCTGCCGATCGCCGGGATCCAGCTCGGTGACGGGACGCTGCTCTTCGGGATGCCGCTCGTCGTCGTGGCGGCGCTGATCGGGCTCTTCGCCTGGCGACAGTTCCTGAAAGGCCGGGTGGTGCCCGCCGCCCTGACCGCCGTCGCCTCGGCCATGGTGCTGTCCATCGGTGTCTTCCAGTTCGTGCAGCCGCTCCTGCGCTCGCTGCAGGTCTCGCCTGATCTGGCCGCCGTGGCGCGCAGTCTCGATTGTGCCGATCCGGCCTTCGGAACATTGGGCTATCGCGAGCCGAGCCTCGTCTTCCTCGTGGGGACGGATCTCGCCATGCTGAATTCCGGCGCTGATGCCGTCTCATTCCTCGAAGGGGGCGATTGCCGGATGGTCTTCGTCGAATCCCGCCAGCAGGAACCCTTCATTGCTGCGCTACGCGAGAGCGAGGTCACGCCGGCCCTGCTCACGCGGGTCGAGGGCTTCAACATCAATGGCGGACGCGCTCTCGATATCGGCGTCTACAGGGTTGCACCATGACGCTCGAGGATCATTCCCGCCCCCGTCTCAGTGTCATCGTCCCCGTCAGAAACGAGGCGGCGAACCTGCTGCCGCTGATCACGGAGATCGAGGCAGCCTGCGCGGAGATCGACGGGTTCGAGATCGTCTATGTCGATGACGGTTCGAACGACGAGACGCCGCGCATCCTGCGCGAGGCAATGGCGGAAAAACCGCATCTGAAAGTGTTTCGCCATGCGCAGAGCTGTGGCCAGAGCGCCGCCGTGCGCACGGGGGTGACGGGCGCCTCGGGGCTGTATTGCTGCACCATCGACGGGGACGGCCAGAACGATCCGGCCTTCATTCCCAAACTCCTCGCGGCGCTGGAGGCCGGCGGGCCGGGGGTTGGCCTCGCGGCAGGCCAGCGGCTCGGTCGCAAGGGGTTGCGCAAGCGGCTGCAATCACGGCTGGCCAATGCGGTGCGCGGCGCGATTCTGCGAGACGGTACCCGCGACAGCGGCTGCGGGCTGAAATGCTTTGCCCGCGCCACCTATCTGCGTCTGCCCTATTTCGATGCGCTGCACCGCTTCATGCCGGCGCTGATCCGGCGCGAGGGTCTGGATATCGTGCATGTCGACGTGCAGGACCGCTCACGCTTCGCCGGCGTGTCGAATTACGGCCTGTTCGACCGGCTCTGGGTGGGTCTGCTTGATCTGATGGGCGTCTGGTGGTTGATCCGGCGCAGGCGGCGCGTGCCGCAGGTGGAAGAGGTAACGCGTTCATGATCGCCAATCTGATCGATGATATCGGTGCGGGGCTGCATACGATCTTCATCGCCAATTTCGACATGGTCGTGCTGATCGGCCTGCTCGGGCAACTGATGTTCACCGCCCGCTTTCTGGTGCAGTGGATCGCGAGCGAGCGCGCGGGGCGCAGTGTCATCCCGATCTCCTTCTGGTTCTTCTCGCTGGGCGGCGGCTTCATTCTGCTCGGCTATGCGATCTACCGGCAGGATCCCGTCTTCATCCTCGGCCAGGCGCTGGGTACCTTCATCTACACACGCAACCTGATGCTGATCGCGCGCGAGCGGGCAGCCCGGGAGCATGAATCGGGCTAAAGAGGCTGCGATGAGCGAGAAGACGAAGCGGCGCGAAACCGGTGAGCCCCATTACCGTCCGGATTTCGTCGATGACCTCGATGCCACCCTGCGCCATGCCTGGGCCTGCCTGGCGCGCGGGGTGAAGGACCGGCGCTCGCCCTTCCATACCCCCACCATCGCCACGCTCGGCACGGACGGGCGCCCGCGCATGCGCACGGTGGTGCTGCGCGCCGTCGATACGGGCGCGCGCAGCCTGCGCTTCCACACCGACCAGCGTGGCCTCAAGAGCGAAGAGATCGCCGCAGATCCGCGCGTTGCCGTGCATGTCTATGACGCGCGTGGCAAGTTCCAGCTGCGGGCGGAGGGAATGGCGCAACTGCATGCGGGGGATGCTCTGGCGCAGGCGGCCTGGGACGGCTCGCGGATGATGAGCCGGGCCTGTTACGCGACACAGCCGGCCCCGGGCACCGCGATCGCGGCGGCGGGCGGATTCGTGCTACCTGAAGACGAAGCCGCGATTGTCGCAGGAGCAGCCAATTTCTCGGCGGTGACCATCACCATCGCTGAGATCGAGACACTCTATCTCGACCATGCCGGCCACCGGCGCGCGCGTTTTCGTCTCGACCCGGATGATCACCAGGCGCATTGGCTGGTGCCTTGAGCGCGGGAGCTGCGTAAAAACGCTTGCATGACGGCTTGTCGCAGCCCTGCTTGATCATTGTCAAAGCCGGGAGTGCTGGTTTCGCATAAGAGTCGGTGCAATCTTCAGGATCCCGTATCGGGGGCGAAATGTCCGACGCAGCCGTCACCAACAAGCCAGAACTCAAGCCCGACGAAGAGCATGAGGTCTATATCGAAGGCCCGCTCTACGAGGCGCGCAAGCAGCTCTTCACGCAAAGCGTCTGGGGCCAGTTCCGCAAGATCAAGTGGGCAATCCTCGTCGCCACGCTCGGCGTCTATTACTTCCTGCCCTTCCTGCGCTGGGATCGCGGGCCGAATGCGCCCGATCAGGCGGTGCTGATCGACCTGCCGGCGCGGCGCTTCTATTTCTTCTTCATCGAGATCTGGCCGCAGGAAGTCTATTATCTGACGGGGCTGTTGATCCTCGCCTCCCTGATCCTCTTCCTGATGAATGCCGTGGCCGGGCGGATCTGGTGCGGCTATCTCTGCCCGCAGACGGTCTGGACCGATCTGTTCATGGCGGTGGAGCGGCGTATCGAGGGTGACCGGCGCGAGCGGTTGCGGCTCTATAACGGGCCATGGAACGCGGAGCGGGTTTCGAAATTCGCCTCCAAGCATTTCGTCTGGCTGATGATCGCGTGGTGGACCGGCGGGGCGTGGGTCTTGTATTTCGCCGATGCGCCGACGCTCGTCTACAATCTTGCGACTTTCCAGGCGCCCTTCGTGGCCTATCTCTGGATCGGCATCCTCACCTTCACGACGTACACGCTGGCCGGCTGGATGCGCGAGCAGGTCTGTGTCTACATGTGCCCGTGGCCGCGTATCCAGGCGGCGCTGACCGACGAGCATGCCTATAACGTCACTTACATGGCGGATCGCGGCGAGCCGCGCGGTTCCGTCAAGAAGAACCGCGCCCTGCGCGAGGCGGGCGAGCCGGCGGGCGATTGCATCGATTGCGGCCAATGCGTTGCCGTCTGCCCCACCGGTGTCGATATCCGCGACGGTTCGCAACTCGGCTGCATCCAGTGCGGCCTGTGCATTGATGCCTGCAACAACGTGATGGAAAAGGTCGGCCTGCCGCGCGATCTCATCACCTATGACAGCGAGTACAATCTGGAGCGCCGCCTCGAGGGCAAGCCGCAGGAACGCTCGAAGATCGTGCGCCCGCGTACCATCGTCTACATGGCGCTGATCGGGCTGATCGCGGGGATCATGCTGTTCACCTTCGTCGGTCGTGGCTCGATGGACGTCTCGGCCCAGCACGACCGCAATCCGCTCTATGTGCAGCTTTCCGATGGTTCGATCCGCAACGCCTACACCATTCGCCTGTCCAACAAGGCATTGGAGGAACGTGCCTTCACCCTCGCGGTGACGGGGCTGCCCGCAGTCGATCTCGATGCGCTTGGTGCGCTGCATGTCTCGGAGGGCGTGATCGAAATGCCCGTCGGCCCGGCCCAGACCCGCGAGGTCCGCGTGCTGGTCACCATTCCCGATCCTGCGAACATCCCCGAATCGACGCCGATCACCTTCGTGCTGACAGAGCCTGAGAGCGGCGAGGTCGCCACGACGAGTGACAATTTCATCCGACCCGCCGAGTGAGAGCGGGTCGGGCAAAACAGGAAGCCGAACGATGTCCTCCCCCGAGCGTTTCGAAAACGACTACGTCCCCGGCGGCAAGCCGCTGACCGGGCGCAAGGTTCTGGCGATGATTCTCGCCTTCTTCGGTGTCGTCATATTCGTCAATCTCGGGCTGCTCCTGCCCAATGCCATCGCGACGTTCCGGGGGCTCGAGACCGACAGCGCCTACCGCACCAGCCAGGAGTTCAACACCACGCTCGCGAGCGCGGAACAGCAGCAGGCGCGGGGCTGGCAAATCGAGGCTTTCGTCGAGCGCCGCGCCGATGGCGGCGCCTATGCCGAGATCACCACGCGTGATCGTGACGGCAACATGCTGCCCGACATGGCCGGGGAGGTGGTGCTCGCGCGCCCCGCCGACAGCAATCTTGATCGCCCCGCGACACTGGAGCGTATCGGGTACGGCGTCTACGAGGCCCGGTTCGCGGACGTGCCGGCGGGACAGTGGGATCTGGTGTTGACCTTCAGCGAGGGTGACGAACAGGTCTTCCATTCGCGCAACCGCGTCATGCTACGCTGAACGGATGAGCGAACGGATCGATTATTCGGCATTCGTGACGCGCGACAGGGAGGGTTGCGCGCAGCTTGATCTCGCGATCGACGGCATTACCTGTGCCGCCTGTATCCGGGAGATCGAACAGGGTGTCGCGGGACCCGGTATCGCCCATGCACGGCTGAATTATACGAACAAGCGTCTTCATCTCGTTTTCGACGCGGCGATGGATGGTGATGGCCATGAAACGGCCCCCGTCGATCCCGGGCTTGCCGTCACGCGGCTGCACAAACTCGGCTACA includes the following:
- a CDS encoding FixH family protein, whose product is MSSPERFENDYVPGGKPLTGRKVLAMILAFFGVVIFVNLGLLLPNAIATFRGLETDSAYRTSQEFNTTLASAEQQQARGWQIEAFVERRADGGAYAEITTRDRDGNMLPDMAGEVVLARPADSNLDRPATLERIGYGVYEARFADVPAGQWDLVLTFSEGDEQVFHSRNRVMLR